Sequence from the Terriglobales bacterium genome:
CCTGAACCATCGTCGAAGACCTCAACCACCCACTTGATTCGTAGGTGCTGATCCTTGACAACAGTTGGCCCGCTTCCCCGCCATGTCCATTTGAGGTAGCCGTTCTCTGGCGGAATGGGATAGAACTTCACTTCCCAGCTCTTGTTGTTGTAGACGATCTGAAAGTCGAGCGTCAGATTCTGACCGCGCTGCGGATACGAGACGAGCGGAATATGCAGCACCAAGTTGCCGCTTGTCAGGCTCACGGAGTCGATATCGCCACCCTGATACTGGCCGTAGGGCTTAAGCCCTTGTTCCAGGTTGGCTTCCATCTGAGCGCTGGAGCGCAATGTGCAGAGCAGGAGAATGACCGCTAGGCACCGCAAGGAAGGGCAATTCACTGCCCACCTCCCGTTGGTGCCTCGAACTCCGTTGGACTTAGCCCCGTGTTGAATGAGAAGGTATCCAGAACCATCAACGCCTGGGGCTGTTCGCCAAACCAAGTCACGATCTGAAACGGGACCACGATTCCAGAGACGACCCGAAAGTCCGAAAGCTCCATCGCCGCAACTTGCCAACCCGTTCCGTCCGGACTTGGAACCTGAATTTCGACACGTAGCGGAAGGCCCATGCCTGCATCCAGAAACCAGTCCTGCTGTGTCGCCTCCGCCAGCACGGGCTCCGCCGAGGCTAGATACGTCCGCACCACAACCGCAGGCCTTCCGTTGACCGTTCCCGGTCCCAGCACGCGCAACGAATACCGGGTATCCGCCAGCCGGTTGTACAAGGCCACACCGGCCAGATGTGGCGCTACGTGATTGAGCGTGGTCTGGCCCCGCAGTCGTTCTGTCCTACCGCCATGTGCTAACGCGGGGCGACCACGCCCGCTAACGACGACCTGTGGACCATCAGGCCGCGGATTCTCGTAGCGGAATTCCCGGCCTGCATCCTTCCAGACGAAGCTGCCGCTGCCGAGCCCGCTCCCGTCCGCCGCCTGCATGCGGCCAACTGCTACGCAGTCTCGAACCTGACTCAGCGCGATCCTCCCGCCCGTAGCTGCAACCGCGGCCTCCAGCGCTGCAAGTGCCGCAGGATCACGAGCGGGCTCCGTCACCTTGGTTGGCTCCGTCGCAGTGGCGGCCGAGTCGGGCTCAGTGCCTGTGTCTTGCGCAAGAGCGCTTGAGATACTCACGGCAAACAGAACCGCAGCGAACAGGCGACGCATCTCTACCTCCGGACCCAGAGATTCGTTCGGGTGAAGCGTGCGAACCTACCACGGTTCAGCAGGGCGTAAGCTGGAGGCGTGATTTTTGTTCCGGAATCGGAACATTCGATTGGCTGGGCGAAGAAAGGGCGAAGCGTCGGGTTATGCTCTACTGCCCGGTGCCCCATGTCTGCGCCACGCCTTTTTGGCGCAGACGTGGGGAAAGAGGCCGTGAAGTCACATCGCCTTCAGCAGCTCCAGCCAGCGCTTCCAGGCGTCTTCGCGGGCCTTGCGATTTTCCGGAGTGGCGTCAGGAGCTTCGCCCGCGCGCATGAAGCCGTGGCCTGCGCCCGCGTAGGTCACCGCTTCGAACTTCTTTCCGGCGGCTTTCATCGCGGCCTCGGTTGCAGGCAGCGCAGCGTTGATGCGGGCGTCGTTCTCGGCGTAGAAGCCGTGGACCGGCGCGCGGATGGCGTCCACTTTCTCCGGACCCGGCCCGTAGAAGACGAACGCCGCCGTCAGGTCCGGTCGGAACGTGGCGAAACGGAACGACTTGCCTCCGCCCCAGCAGAATCCGGCCACCGCCACCTTGCCGCTGGCCGCGGGCAGCTTCTGGACGTAGTCGGTCACGGCGTTCAGGTCGGCGATGACCGCCGCCGGATCCAGCGCTCGGATCGCCTCCCGCACCGCGTTCACGTCCGCAAAGTCACTGGTCTTGCCGCCGTTCGGGCCCTTGCCGCTCAGCAGATCGGGCGCGATGGCGATGTATCCCGCCGCGGCCAGTTGGTCGGCCACGCTGCGCACCCAGTCCGTCAGGCCCATGATCTCGTGGATCACCACTACGGCCGGTGCTTTCTGCCTGACCTCGGGATACACCACGAACGCGTGGATCACGCGCGTGCCGTCCTTGATGGCCACCCACTCCTGGTGCCGTGGCGACTTCTCCAGCGCTTGCTTCGCCCAATCTTGCGCCGACGCTGCGGCCATCGGTGTGAGAGACACCTCCGCATGCTGTGACGGTGCAGGCAGTGCCCAAAGTGCAACCAGAATGAGGGGGATGGCTCGCGCCACTTGAACGCCACGGCTCGGAACTCTGGGAAGGGAACTGGATGCGCGGGTGAGAATCGAACTCACGTATAAAGGTTTTGCCGACTTGTGCGGGTTCTCTATCTCCTTGACCCGTCTTGCTTGTACCCTCCCTCCAACTGGGCCATTTTACCCGGTGTTCGGTGAGGTCCTTGCTCAAATCTTGCTCAAGTTCCTGGGAGCCCCGGGAAGATCCTTCGTGAATTCCAACCCGGCCTGTCTGGGCGGAGACGTTAGTTACAAGGCTCACGTTTGCCCCGAGGGTCCTCCCTTGACCACCACCGTCAGCAAGGTCGCGTCGTCGGCGAAGTCGGCGCCGCAGAAATGCGTCACGGCCTGCATGATGGAGTCGCGCAAGGCGGGTGCGGTGACGTCCGCGCTAGCAGTCATGGCGGTAAAGAGGCGCTCGTCGCCGAATTCCTCGCCGTCGCCGCCTTCGGCTTCCACCAGGCCGTCGGTAAAGATCAACAGCCGGTCGCCCGCGCGCAGCTCGAGGGCATCCTGCTCGAACTCGGCTTGCGCCAATAGGCCGAGAACGGGGCCGCCGGTTGCCAACTTGCGGCAGGCGCCGTCGCGCGAGACCACCAGCGGCGGATTGTGCCCGGCGTTGGTGTAGGTCAGGCGTCGCTCGGCGGGGTCGAGCACGGCGTAGAAAAACGTCACGAATCTCTCGGCGCTGCTGGCGCAAATCGCCCGATTCACGCGGCTACACAGCTCCCGCGGCGAGGGCGTCATGGTCGCGTACGCCCTGGTGGCGGCCTGGACGTTGGCCATCAGCAGCGCAGCCGGCGCGCCTTTGCCGGCAACGTCGGCCACAATCAGCGCCAGCTGCGTCTCGTTGAGCCAGAACACGTCGTAGTAATCGCCGCCTACAGTACGCGCCGGTTGCCATGCGCCGGCAATCGAAAAGCCCGGCGGCTGCGGCGTCTCACGGGGCAGCAACGCGCGTTGAATGTCGAACGCGTACTCCGACTCCCGACGCTCGTTGCGCAGCCGGAACTGGTTGGCTGCGCTCGTCACCTGCTCGGCCGCCGCCCTCAGAAATTCCCAATCTTCCGCATCGTAGGTTCCGCCGGCGGGCTTGGCCTCCAGGTGCAGTACGCCCAGCACTTCATCCTGCGAAAACAGCGGCATCAGGAAGTGATTGCCCGCCGCCACGGGTTCACGCGCCGAGCGCAGCGCCGGAAACGCATTCACCAGCGCCAGCACCTCGCCGTGATCGCGGATGAGTATGGGCCGCACGCCGACGATGCTCTCCGACGTCTCGATAACTTTTTCGAGGAAGGCGTCCAGGCTGGGCGGCGACCAGGACTCGGCTTTCAGCGTCTCCAGCGCGCGCGGCACGTTATGGCGCTTGCGGAAGACCCTGCGCTCCACCGCCCGTTGCAAACGATTGCGCAGCGGCAGAAACACCGCCGCAAGGAACAGCGCCGTCCCCAGAGCCACCACTTCGCCGCGCAGCAGCCCGGCCCGCACGAGCAGCGCACCGAAGAGGCCCACGAGCCCAAAGTACAGCGCCGCCGCCAGCAAGCTGAGCAGCGCGTAGGTGACCGTGGTGCGGATCGCACGCCGGGCGCGGCGTTGGCTACTGGCGCCGGCGTCGGCCGCGCGTGCCACTTCCTTCCGCAGCGGCCGATGAGGCTCCTTAAGGCGGTAGCCGGTGTCCGGAAGCAGCTCGATGATGCCCAGGTTTTCCAGTTCGGCGTACGCCTTGGCCACGCTGTTGCGGCCGACGCGCAGCTCCTCCGCCAGCGGACCGATAGCCGGCAACGACTCCCCGGGATGCAGCGCTCCCGACGCAGCCGCCGTCTTGATCTGCGCTAGCAGTTGCGCATAGACCGGCTGGCCGGACTTGTAATCAACTCGCAAGAGCATATTGCCTTTGCGTCTAGTCGCACATGGCCCCCAGGGTGCCGTACCGGGCGTCCCCCACCGGGGTGAATCTCATGGAGCAATTGTGTCCGCCGCCGGCCATGCGGATCACCGCGGAATAGGGCACCGCCGTCCTGCCCGGGGCGCCCGGGAGGAATTGCCAGTAGCACCACCACCCGCAACCGAGCGCCGTGTTGGTGTTCGCCGCAAACGGTTCCGGCACCGCGATGATGCTGGCGTCCCCCAGCCAGCGCCGCGTCTGGTCGGAGAGCGGCGCAACCCTGGCCAAGTCATTCACCGTGAGCTGTTGGGGAGCCGCTGCGGGACGGGTGTTCGCAGAATGTAGGATCTCGATGGCGACGTGCGTCTCGCGCAGGATTGCGTCCTCCTGACGCACAGCCTCAATCGAGAACGCCATGAACAGCGACCCGGCAAAGGCTCCCGCCAGGTTGAGGGCAAGCAGTGGCGTCGCACAGCGAACCACGTGCAGCTTGGTATCGTCCCCCTCGGCGCGAAACAGCCGACGACTCTGCATCAACCCCAGGGCAAACAGGGGCACCAAGGCCAGAGCGAGCAGCCCGGCCGGCGTAAGGCTGCTCCAGATGTACGCAAAGACACGGTTCAGGGTAATCGGATCGAGCTTGGCCACCGCGCCTTCTACCAACCCGCCATGCGAACCGATGAAGTCTGCGAGCCACGCGCCGGCCTCGCCCGCGAACAGGACCCCGATGACCACTGGAGCCAGCCAGAGCGTTGCCCGAACCGCACCTTTCACCGCGCACGCGCACCAGAAGGCGGTGAACGTACTGAGCGCAACTTCCAGCGGCCAGGTCCACAGGAGCTCGTGATGCACGTACAGCCAGGGCGAGCCGCGCAGCCAGCCGCCCACGAGCAGCACGCTCATGGGTAGGGCGAACGCACACATCACGCTGGTGAAGGCCGCTGTCCCCAGCTTCACCAGCCACTGCACCGAGATGGAAACCGGCAACGTCATGTGCCAGGAGTGCGTGCCCCAGCTCTTGTCTTCGCCCAACGAAAGCACGCCAGCCAGGACGGCGATCAGGAAGCTGAAAATCACAGTCAGGCCGAAGACCACCTCGGCCCTCCAGGATTGTCGGCCCGGACCGAGCGGCATCAGGCGAAAAGCCACAACGAAAATCCAGGCGACCACCGATAACAGACTGAGCATCCAGAGAGTGCGCAGCAAGCGAAGCTCGCGCCGCACCAGATTGGCGAGCGGTTGTGTGGGGCGGCAGCGGAACCAAGCCGCGACAAACTCGGGCACCAAGTGTGCGCCCGGCACGAATGCCTCACCCGCCTGCATGCCTTCCACTGCCTGGAAGCGCACCAGCATGCGCCGGCCCAGCCAGATCATGGCGGCGACGTAGGCCACCACCACGACTGCGACCGCCCACCAGAACGCCTGTGGGAACGGGCCGTACTTCTCGGACAACGCCCAGCCGGCCTGCACGGCCCCCTGAGGGAAGCACATCAGCGCCAAAGCGCCCAAAGTGGAGCGGGCCAATAACGTGGCAGGTATAGCGCTGGCAGTAATGACCACGATCCAGACTGCGGCCATGACTGCGAACGGCCGCCCGAAGCGCATATCGAACACCAGCACATAAATCATTGCGGGCGGCGCCACCGCAGCGATGGTAACTAGGAATTTTTGCCGCCACAGCTCGTGCCGCTCCACCGGCTGGGCCAGGCGCAGCGCCAGTGTGCGGTACTGAAATTCGGCGCCCAGCGTCAACGCCGCCAGCAGTGCAGTGCCAAGAAAGGCGCCGGCCTCTACCAGAATCAACTCCCAATCCATCCGCCGCCACAGTGCGCCTCTGATTTGCACGGCCAGGAAAGTGCTCGCCCACGGAGACGCTAGGAACAACAGTCCGGGCAGCATCACCATTGCCCACGGCCACGCCAGTTGGCGCGCTTCCTTGGCAACTTGCACAGACCTCGGTTTCATTCGCGCCCTCCCTACGCCTTAAGCGTGGTCACGAAGATCTCTTCCAGCGTCAGGCATTCGCGGCTGACTGCCTCCGGCTGGTGCTGCTGCAAGATCTGTTCAATATCATGGGCGGCGCCATCGGCGATGACCTCCAATTCGCGCCCGTTGCGCCGCACCCGCATCGCGCCCTTCAGCTCCAGTTGTGGCGCCGCCTGCGCGAAGCGGGCGCGAATCCTCTGGTAGCGCTCGCGCGCCGCGTCAGCTTCCAGCGTCAGCACCGCCCGGCCGGCGTCCACCAGGGTGAATTCGTCGATCAGGCCTTCGAACTCCGTGATCAGGTGGGTGGAGACAAAGATGGTGCGGTTACCCGGGTCACCCTCCTGATAGGCGCCGATCACCGTCTCGATGAATTCGCGGCGCACGATTGGGTCCAGGCCCGAGGTCGGCTCATCCAGCACCAGCAGGTCCGTCTCCGGGCAGACGGCCGCGATCAGCGCTACCTGCGTACGCTGGCCCTTGGAGAGATCGCCCGTCCGCTGCCCCGCGTCCAGCCGGAACCGCTCCAGTAGCTCCTGCTCCGTTTTCCGGTTCCACTGTTCGCGGAAGCTGGCCAGGTAGTCGAGCGTCTCGCTAACTGTCATCCAGGGATAAAACGCCACCTGGTCCGGCACATAGGCAAGGCGACGCTTCACCGCCACTTCGTGCTTGGCCGGGTCCATGCCGAACACGC
This genomic interval carries:
- a CDS encoding ABC transporter ATP-binding protein is translated as MNDSIPAIEIQDLTYAYGRAEAVRNLSLTVLPGRCYGLFGRNGAGKTTTMKCLLNLLRPQSGQVRVFGMDPAKHEVAVKRRLAYVPDQVAFYPWMTVSETLDYLASFREQWNRKTEQELLERFRLDAGQRTGDLSKGQRTQVALIAAVCPETDLLVLDEPTSGLDPIVRREFIETVIGAYQEGDPGNRTIFVSTHLITEFEGLIDEFTLVDAGRAVLTLEADAARERYQRIRARFAQAAPQLELKGAMRVRRNGRELEVIADGAAHDIEQILQQHQPEAVSRECLTLEEIFVTTLKA
- a CDS encoding SpoIIE family protein phosphatase gives rise to the protein MLLRVDYKSGQPVYAQLLAQIKTAAASGALHPGESLPAIGPLAEELRVGRNSVAKAYAELENLGIIELLPDTGYRLKEPHRPLRKEVARAADAGASSQRRARRAIRTTVTYALLSLLAAALYFGLVGLFGALLVRAGLLRGEVVALGTALFLAAVFLPLRNRLQRAVERRVFRKRHNVPRALETLKAESWSPPSLDAFLEKVIETSESIVGVRPILIRDHGEVLALVNAFPALRSAREPVAAGNHFLMPLFSQDEVLGVLHLEAKPAGGTYDAEDWEFLRAAAEQVTSAANQFRLRNERRESEYAFDIQRALLPRETPQPPGFSIAGAWQPARTVGGDYYDVFWLNETQLALIVADVAGKGAPAALLMANVQAATRAYATMTPSPRELCSRVNRAICASSAERFVTFFYAVLDPAERRLTYTNAGHNPPLVVSRDGACRKLATGGPVLGLLAQAEFEQDALELRAGDRLLIFTDGLVEAEGGDGEEFGDERLFTAMTASADVTAPALRDSIMQAVTHFCGADFADDATLLTVVVKGGPSGQT
- a CDS encoding dienelactone hydrolase family protein, with translation MAAASAQDWAKQALEKSPRHQEWVAIKDGTRVIHAFVVYPEVRQKAPAVVVIHEIMGLTDWVRSVADQLAAAGYIAIAPDLLSGKGPNGGKTSDFADVNAVREAIRALDPAAVIADLNAVTDYVQKLPAASGKVAVAGFCWGGGKSFRFATFRPDLTAAFVFYGPGPEKVDAIRAPVHGFYAENDARINAALPATEAAMKAAGKKFEAVTYAGAGHGFMRAGEAPDATPENRKAREDAWKRWLELLKAM